One Fundulus heteroclitus isolate FHET01 chromosome 8, MU-UCD_Fhet_4.1, whole genome shotgun sequence genomic window, CACTCAATCGTTGCTCATTTCCACCCCTTGCATGCCATTTTTAGACTGACCtcttctttttgacaaaacctTCATAAGTCAAGTGTGTGACGTTGTTTCAAAAAACTGGTCTCAGCTTTGTTATTTGGCTTGGCGTTTTATGTAGGTAGAAATGGCACCATAGTCAGGCAAAACACTTCAAACATTCAGCAACCCCCCCAGAAAAAGATCTAAATAGCAAAATAACTAAGGTTTTATCTGCAGTGTGTAACAACAgtttacacactgcaaaaagggaaataaaagtaagtaaaatctttttgaaatcagtttatttgtccttgattttagcaggcaagtttaaatgatctgccaacggaataaaACTTTTGctcctaaaataggaacaactcatctccatcatcttatttgagtgcagtatatctaattatcttactttaggggtcaaaatacccgttccattggcagataatcttatttacctgctcagatcaaggacataTACACTCCTTTGAAGAAGATTTAATTTACTTTCAGGTCCCCTTTTGAAGTGCAGGTCCAATTTAAATTGAAGTGATATGTCAGTCATCTCAAATTTTTATTCATCTTATCAATATGTACTCATTGGCCATTTTATTAGGCACACCGTTTAGTACTAGCTTGGATTCCATTCTACCTTCAGAACCGCCTTAATTCCTCAGGGCATAGATTCAGTCaggtatttaaaatattcttcaGAGATTTTGGTCATTGACATGAcagcatcacacagttgctgcagatttttCAGCTGCACTTCCCATGATGAGAATCTCCTGCCAAAAGTGTTTGTAGGACAGGGTCAGCCGCAATAATCATGTAGGCTGTGGTGTTAATGATGCTCAGTTGATTCTGAAGAGGACCTCAAAGTGCTCAATGAAACTATCCATCCAcgccatgacaccaccaccaccatcaccaccaccaccaccaccacagtgAATCGGTGAATCTGTACCAGTCTTATCCCAAATTCTGactctttaatttaaaagtggCTGGGTGAACTGTAGCCTCGGTTTCCTCTTCTGGACTAACTGGAGTTGTACCGTGCGGggccttctgctgctgtagcccatcagCTTTAATGTTCAATGTGTGGTTCATTGAGAGAGGGAATGTTGCATGCCGTGTGGCAGTGATGCGCAAAAATTTGCCTGCCACTCTGAAAACGGCATGCCTTGCGATGACAACATCATACAGTGGGTATACATTTCCTCAGCAGAGTTGGTCAGTGCTAAAAAGAGCGCAATCCTGGGAGAAGACATGGTAGAGGCTGAACAAGATGTGATATTGGAGGGAAGTTTAGCTTCCTGTAggatgcatccatccatccatccattcattgtcttccgcttatccggggtcgggttgcaggggtagcagcttcagtagggaggcccagacgtccctctccccagcaacttaggccagctcctccgtgggaatcccaaggcgttcccaggccagccgagaaacatagtccctccagcgtgtcctgggtctccccctgggcctcctcctggtgggacatgcccgaacacctcaccagggaggcgtccaggtggtatcctaaccagatgcctgagccacctcaactggctcctctcgacgtggaggagcacgTCGagattctgtccataaaagttatgaacagaatcggtgacaaagggcaaccttggcggagtccaactctcaccggaaacgagtccgacttactgctggcaatgcggaccagactctgacaccggtcatacagagacctgagagcccttattaaagggtccggtacgccatactcccggagtaccccccacaggatccctccagggacacggtcgaatgccttctccagttcaacaaagcacatgtagactggttggacaaactcccatgccccctccaggatcctgctgagggtgtagagctgatccagtgttccacggccaggaagaaaaccacactgctcttcctcaACCCGATATTctactatccgacggaccctcctttccagaacccctgaatagaccttaccagggaggcttaagagtgtgatacCTCTATAATTGCAACACACCCTCCggcccccctttttaaatagggggaccaccaccccagtctgccaatccaggggaactgccccaaTGTctacgcaatgctgcagagccgtgttaaccaacacagccccacaacatccagagacTTAGGGTACTCAGGACggatctcatccacccccggagccttgccaacctcagcaccagagatgggaaaacccaacccaaagccctcaggctctgcttccgcaatagaagacgtgttggtgggattaaggaggtctttgaagtattccgcccacctaCGCACGGCGTCCCGAGTTGAGGTCaacagcacaccacccccactataaacagtgttggtactgcactgcttccccttcctgagatgccggatagtggaccagaattgcttcaaagccgtacggaagtctttctccatggcctctccgaactcttcccacgccagagtttttgcctcagcgaccagccgagccgcctgccgctttgactgccggtacacatcagctgcttcaggagtcccacaggccaataaagcccgataggactccttcttcagcttcacGGCTTCCTTCACCaccggtgtccaccagcgtgttagAGGGTTTCCACCgcaacatgcaccgacaaccttgctgTCACAGCTCCGattagccgcctcaacaataaaggcgcggaacatggtctattcagactcaatgtcccccacctccctcgggacgtgttcaaagctctcccggaggtgggagttaaaacgtctcacgggggactctgccagacgttcccagcagaccctcacaatacgtttgtgcctgccaggtctgaccggcttcctcccccaccatcagagccagctcaccaccaggtagttttcggtggagagctccgcccctgtTTTCAcctgagtgtccaagacatgcggccacaggtcagatgaaacaacaacaaagtcgatcattgaactaagGCCTAGGgggtcctggtgccaagagcacatatggacacccttatgcttgaacatggtgtttgtgatggacaatccatgacgagcacagaagtccaacaacagaacaccactccagttcagatcaggtgggccattcatcccaaccacgcccctccaggtcccactgtcattgcccacatgAGCATtaaagtcccccagcaaaatgagggagtccccaggagtgGGACTCTCCAGttccccctccaaggactccaaaaagtgTGGCTAATccaaactgctgtttggcgcttaagcaaaaacaacagtcagaacccgtccccccacacgtatgTGAGGACGCAATCTCAAAGAAATGTTGCCAAAACCATGTTGTATAACAAACGGTGAAGGAGGTatatggggtaagataactgTCAACAAAAACTTATGCATAGTCAATAAACGTTCCTTGTCAACTCATACATGTGACATCAGATGTTTAATCTGTGAGAATACAAGTTTAGAAGTTAGGAATACAAGTTACAAAGTCACAACTTTGCGACAATACAAGTACAAATCACAAATTCACGAGTACGACTCTACAACCTCTGCCAAAACTGTTACACTCCTTACCAGATGGTGGCGGTAATGACATGTTTACCACCACCTACTGGAAGGCGTGTCAcacactgatctctatttattcactggatagCTGATTGGCCATTGGTAGTAcacgtcgctgtgaagccaccagccgccatatttgtactccctattttccacTAATAACTAGGGAATACATGCACTACATCATCGAACAActatgattttctcatgttcaggggggcttaagatttttaaaatgtcaaatgccaaatACTTTTATGCTGTGTATGTGCATTAGCCTTTAAATCTGACATAGATTTACAATAGACCTAAATTAATGAACCAATTCCAGCACTCCACAGAGATTCAGTTTCTACACaagaaaaatcacataaatTCTAAGAGATTCTCTTAGTACTTGATACTGTtggtacatccactgactgtaaaattaccagtgaaacgttttcccacagccagaaaactgcttgtttttGAAGCCAAATGCTACACACGTCGGCATGTTTATGTTgtgattctgtgagagtagggagtagcaagatggcggccagtgacttcagtttttcggtcAATCGGctatccagtgaataaatagagatcagcgGTGTAACAGCATGAGCAAGGGTTGTAGATTTCTACTCGTAAATTTGTGATTTGTAAGTGTAATTGTGGGATTTTTGCAATGTTGTAACTTGGTAACTTGTATTCATAACTTCTAAATTTGTATTCTCACAGACAAATCATCTGATGTCACATGTACTGACAAATAGTTGACAAGGAACAAATGCAAATATTGAATTTATTGACGTTTATTGACAGCctacatttacaaattcagacacTTATGCATatattgacagttatcttaccccatatTTAGACATATGACTTAGATGTCATTTGGTCATCAAACAGAACCGTTCTGGGCTTTTTAGTTTAGAAAGCTATTTTAattcttattattcttattatcattattattattattattatttatttatttatttatttatttattattatttattttttacatatttagaaataaatgaactaatCAAAGATTAAATCCAAGCCACAGCTCGTTTGGACATGAAAACTGTCTGGTGAAGGCAGTTCACGTGAGGGACACCAGCTCTACACTGAAAACGTTCTCCGATGTGCTATCACGCGCTCGCGCCCCCTGTTCATGCGCGTGACAGATGCTGTCCTCCTCATCCCCCCATTAGCTGACGCAAAGATGCTGCCGCTGCTGATTGGCCCAAAGTTGTGTGCTCTGCCTCTGGATGTGACTGAGACAAGGTGGTAAATAAAAAGCCGGGTCCGCACCACCAGCTGTGGACAGAAAGCGCTGCATTCCAGCTCACGTCTCAGGGATCAGCAGAACGAGGGCAACCAGAACCATGTTTGCCGCCTGTCTGGAAAGCCTGGGGATGACGCTGTGCTTCTCGGGCTCGCTGCTGGTGATGATCGCCTGCGGGCTCCCCACCTGGAAGGTGAACGCCTTCGTCGAGGGCAACATCGTGGTGGCCCAGAGCGTGTGGGACGGGCTGTGGATGTCCTGCGTGGTCCAGAGCACCGGCCACATGCAGTGCAAGATCCACGACTCGGTGCTGGCCCTGTCCAAGGACCTGCAGATGGCCCGCGCTCTGACGGTGATCTCCGCCGTGCTGGGGGTCATGGGGCTGGCGATCACGGTGGCCGGGGCGCAGTGCACCAACTGCATCAAGGACGAGACCGTGAAGAAGAGGGTGGTGTACTTAGGAGGGATCATCTACATCCTCAGCGGGTTCTTCGTACTGGTGCCCATCAGCTGGATTGCCAACAACATCATCGTGGAGTTCTACGACTCGAGCGTGGGTCCTGCTCAGAAGAAGGAGATCGGTGCGTCCATCTACATCGGCTGGGCCGCCACCGCGCTCCTGCTGTGCGGCGGGActctgctctgctgctcctACTCCAAAGCAGCCAGAGGCTCCTTTCCCCTCAAACTGGCCCCCACCAAGACCCTCGCTGTCAGCGGGGAGTTTGACAAGAAGCACTATGTGTAAACCCACCTGAGGACTTTACGCGCGGACTTTTAGTTTAGGCAGATGGCAGATGCCCGTCCATCCACCGAGGATCGCTGACTGGGAGCTCAGATTGGTTTTGGTTTGGGGTTTTTACGCGTAAGCCCGTAAAATATGAGTGTTGCTGAAATGAATGTAAATTACTGAGGCTCATCAAGCGGTTTGACCCGCTTTAAATGCATGTCATCACAGCAAATAGCCTGGACTctgagggcaaaaaaaaagagaaaaaagaatatCTGTTGTTTCTGATGTGATTGTGTGGCACTGACCCTTACTGTCAATGTGGGACTCCTCTCAGCACGACTAGGCTACTCATGTTGTGATCAGACGTTGTATAGTTATTAGAATGGTTGTATTTGAATACATCATGGAACCAAAGAGTTTTCTACTGTTTATATCTTTTtgtacagatttctttttttctaataaacaaagtgaaacaactgtatttctttattttgtgtgaAGAAACAGAATATTTAGAAGCATTATTGTTGATCttagtgtgtttaaaaaaaataattactgttTAAAGTAAGAAATATGAATCAATATTACTCACGCCGTATGACTGACAAAATAGAAAGTAATTGAACAGTTGCTCCCTACGATTAGACACCTCagatgtacacacacacacacacacacacacagaaattcACCAGACATTAATTTATAAAAGATTTGGCACAAAAACAGTAAGTATTGCCAAAGAACACCATGCCCATAAAGAAACATTGTGGCGTCAGCATTTTGCTTTGGCACTACTTTATTTCAAATGGAACTAGTGTTTTGACAGGAGTGGATGAAATTATGAGCAGTTCTAAATACCGGCCAGTTCTGACTCAAAATCTCAAGGTGTCTGCTAGAAAGCTGTAGATGAAGAGGGAGTTTATTTCTAAGCATGTTAGTGAGTCCAAGCATACCTCTAAATCCAATGAAAATGACTTAATCCAACAGATATCAAGGTTTTGAAACGGCCTAATTACTGTCAGGAAACTAAATTTGGCACAAAATCGACAGGTTCATCTGAACAGGGATGTGGACAGGAGATCTGGGAGAGTGGAAAAATAATGTTGAACCAAGATGTGGGATGCTGAGCCTCCTACTAAAGAAAAGTGAAAGCTGAATAGGAAGCCGAATGTGCTTCAGTCAAGTGTTAATTAGCAAGTGTACACAGTATAATCAGGCAAGTGCATCTTTTGCATTGATTTATCTCATAGTTGACctgtaaaggttttatttatgttcatGATTAAAACCCAAGTATTTGAACACGGCTGTGTAGACCTTTGAGACCCACAGTATATCCTCTTAAAGCTCGTTGGTTGCCTTAATTGGCTGTGGAAATGGCTTTGAGTACCACTTTACAACAAGGCTCCTTATagatttctaataaacagtttattgatatgttattaattaaactgtaaacactttttttaattcattcataAGTGTTTAATATGAATTAAGGATGAGCAGGACACAAAACTGACTGgtttcttgccaaatagtgaGCCTGATCTGTTATAGTACATCCAGAATTACTTATAtcaaacatttcagactaagtCTACCTTGTAAGAACAAGCCTGTCTTTTGCTCGCCCTTAaataatgcataataaacacttatgaatgggttataaagtgtttacagatcaATTAATAACatctataaactatttattagccATCCCTGAGAGGAGCCTTACTGAAAGTGGTACCAGGCTATGTTctacaaatgcagaaaaagatttttttgtaaacagaGGAGGATAAATCCGGCTTCAGAAAGTTAAACCCCTAtctggttttccttcatcctgttcacttaaccAGGAGATTTTAGGGTCTGTCTATGCGTGGAGCTGGATACGCAAATGGTTGGATCTAATCTCTGGACCggctttttactttctaaatcTGGATTTACCACCTCTGGAAGTGATAAAGCTCAGATGTTCCTAAAGTGTCGAGGCCTTGCTCATATACACCACTTCAAAAAGTCACTTTCAGAAAAACCCCTACAACACATTCTTACATTGCCTTGCATAATTACTCgcaccccttgaaccttttctcATATTGTCAGGTTACCCTTGTACACTTCAATGTTCATTATTAGGAATTTCTcaaataaaccaacacaaagacgACAAGTGGTTAATATTTTTAAGACATACAAATATGaattctggtaaaaaaaaaaatctatggcCTCTTTACTTTAATACTCTCTAATAAAATCCAGTCCAATTGATTGTAACATAATTGGCAACTATAGAAAATACATCTAAAGTATTGCAAGCTTTGGACGTCTCAGAGAGCATTGcacattcttttattttgttgagtCCCAAGATCACACTGCATATTAAAGATGAAGGCATCCCTAATACTGAACACTTGATTATTTATGTCATTCCTTAAAAACAACCTACTGCAGCCTGTAAGCCTAGAGCAAACTTTCAGAAAGTCAGTCACCTTAAATGCTTGTGGACAGGGTCTTGTCTGTATGTGAACCAAggtaagggggaaaaaataagccCATTAAAGTGAGGTAAGGGTAATCAGGTCCTGGTTTCACACACCCAGCCATGGCAGTAAACAAGCAGCACGGCTGCGTCGAACAATGCTTCCCGTCGTCAGCACAATCAGCAGGGAGTCGTTCCAGCATCCGGAATCTTGGCCCAGATCTGGAGCTGCCATGCAATCagagcccacacacacacacacacacacacacacacacacacacacacacacacacacacacacacacacacacacacacacacacacacagagccaggACAACAACGTAGGCGGCAGCTTGCGCCCACAGAGAGGAGCTGCTCAATCCACCTCGTTTCATGCTGAAGCTGGTGGGTttgcaggtttttatttttctactaaCGTCTGAACGCAATAAATTACAACCAAATATGTACATGCTGAGCGTGGACAGCTGTGTGAGGCCGGCACGTTGTGCGTCATCACACACCTTCATATAATGAACCAAAACTGTCTCCATTAGAGCACGTTTAGCGCAGCCACCCGTTTGCCACCCCGAGAACTAAACATTCTGATGATCTGCAGGTGTGATCACGGTTTGCTTGTTACACAATCAGTCCTGATGGAAGAATGCAGAAATGGGTCAAGATGCATGAAGGCACTCTGTAGCCCCCTGGTGGTGGAACCTCTGAATGGCACATGATGAGCGGCTGCCTTTCAATCATATGCTAAAGTAGAATAAAAAGTCAACATATCTTAGAAACAtctatattaaaatattgttttaattactGCATTTAAGAAAAGATGAACCTTGGAGAAAGGATGCCCTGATTTCCTATATGTGAGACCTGGCCAGTTAAACTTTG contains:
- the cldn5b gene encoding claudin-5b, translated to MFAACLESLGMTLCFSGSLLVMIACGLPTWKVNAFVEGNIVVAQSVWDGLWMSCVVQSTGHMQCKIHDSVLALSKDLQMARALTVISAVLGVMGLAITVAGAQCTNCIKDETVKKRVVYLGGIIYILSGFFVLVPISWIANNIIVEFYDSSVGPAQKKEIGASIYIGWAATALLLCGGTLLCCSYSKAARGSFPLKLAPTKTLAVSGEFDKKHYV